From one Rosa rugosa chromosome 4, drRosRugo1.1, whole genome shotgun sequence genomic stretch:
- the LOC133745595 gene encoding uncharacterized protein LOC133745595 produces MGSHRRTSETSSRAELRSKLTRVVRGHEQMKTAFHQLKSQIQIGLLQAEDVFASLAIPLMKLLGLKTVEMATEGRFTSFIIQTDSDLSSQYQNFGAGSGPSGRSDQNRQCAKIEIYAAKAAVAGDLVIEKQKDQLIQLVRILKQIESQVNNRQSHMVETLANRRHSLRKFFQRAIAYLSTVDRVDQRGFQVAVLNLLREIFNEVSAVLGSVEADVEDLVENLAEKMCEPMVEYVEGVKADLRNGTCLGLVGLVKEMARAAGDSRAELEAARNKATVAEESRAEAMRRLRESEEYVRKLKECFKFLPEPSKASTKVTKACALHKILGMEKDQAHDEKLLWELLEKKRKYQTPESPLGPRELLPLHQSKRQKATRVKPQVGSSAYSQRSRTPRLVAARIPLGSSPSVTIQ; encoded by the exons ATGGGGAGCCATCGGAGAACATCTGAGACGTCGTCAAGGGCGGAGCTCCGGTCAAAGCTCACAAGAGTCGTACGAGGCCACGAACAAATGAAGACCGCTTTCCACCAACTGAAATCTCAGATCCAAATCGGCCTTCTCCAG GCCGAAGACGTCTTCGCGTCTCTGGCAATTCCGTTGATGAAGCTCTTAGGTCTCAAGACGGTGGAGATGGCGACGGAGGGCCGATTCACCTCCTTCATCATCCAAACAGATTCCGATTTGAGTTCTCAGTATCAG AATTTCGGAGCCGGATCTGGACCGTCGGGTCGGTCAGATCAGAACCGTCAGTGTGCGAAGATAGAGATCTACGCCGCCAAAGCGGCGGTGGCCGGCGATTTGGTAATCGAGAAGCAAAAAGATCAGCTGATTCAACTGGTTCGGATCCTGAAGCAAATCGAGTCCCAAGTCAACAATCGGCAGAGCCACATGGTCGAAACCCTAGCCAATCGCCGCCATTCCCTTCGCAAATTCTTCCAGAGAGCGATCGCCTACTTATCCACCGTTGACCGCGTTGACCAACGGGGGTTCCAGGTGGCGGTGCTGAACCTCCTCCGGGAAATTTTCAACGAAGTGAGTGCGGTTTTGGGGTCCGTGGAGGCTGACGTGGAGGACCTGGTGGAGAATTTGGCTGAGAAAATGTGTGAGCCAATGGTGGAATACGTGGAGGGGGTTAAGGCTGATTTGAGAAATGGGACTTGCTTGGGCCTAGTGGGCTTGGTGAAGGAGATGGCCAGGGCGGCGGGGGATTCGAGGGCGGAGCTGGAGGCGGCGAGGAATAAGGCCACGGTGGCAGAAGAGAGCAGAGCTGAGGCTATGAGGAGGCTCAGGGAATCAGAAGAATATGTGAGGAAATTGAAGGAATGCTTCAAGTTCTTGCCAGAGCCTAGTAAAGCATCCACCAAAGTAACCAAAGCCTGTGCTTTACATAAG ATTTTAGGCATGGAGAAAGATCAAGCCCACGATGAGAAGCTGTTATGGGAGCTAttggaaaagaagagaaagtatCAAACTCCAGAGAGTCCACTTGGACCCAGAGAGCTGCTTCCCCTTCATCAGTCCAAGCGCCAAAAGGCAACACGTGTAAAGCCACAAGTTGGTAGCAGCGCGTATTCACAGCGTTCAAGAACCCCACGTTTGGTGGCTGCTCGGATACCCTTGGGCTCATCCCCTTCAGTGACAATTCAGTAA